GCGAGGTCGATCCCGGTGTGCCTCGGTGCGCCGTCACGCTCGTCGTCCCGCAGCACCAGCTCGACCCGGCGCTGCTCCAGCTGCACGCGCTTGCTCGGGTAGAGCAGCGCGTGCAGCTCCTCGGTGGCCGTCGCGCCCGTGCCCCGCGCGGGGCCGGCCGCGGGGCGGGCCCTCAGTCGCCGCACCGCGGCGCCGAGGAAGAACACCACCACCAGCGCCGCCGGCAACAGCAGTCCGCCCGCCGCGCCTGTCAGAAGCATGCTCACGGAACACCAACGAGCGCCCGGCACCGCCGAGTTCCGCCGAGGTCCGCTCGGGGTCAGGGCAGGCGCGCGGTCGGCAGGTCGGCCGGGACGAGGAGCTGGAGCTCCTCCGTGGACGGGTCGGCGAGGTGCGCCACGCGCATCGCGTGCCGCTCGACCATCGTCTCGAAGACCTGCCGCGCGGTGCGCCCGTTGCCGAAGTTGGGCCCGCGATCCAGCGCCGTGAAGTGGTGCAGCAGCGCACCCTCGGTGGCCTCGGCGAGCGCGTACTCGTGCTCGGCGCACTGCGCCCGCGCGATCTCCAGCAGCTCGTCCGCCGTGTAATCCGGGAAGGTGATAGTGCGTGAAAAGCGGGACGATACACCGGGGTTGGCGGAGAGGAAGCGCTCCATCTCGGAGGTGTAGCCGGCCACGATGACGACCACCTCGTCCCGGTGGTCCTCCATGAGCTTGACCAGGGTGTCGATCGCCTCGCGTCCGAAGTCGCGGGCGCCGTCCTCGGGGGCGAGCGCGTACGCCTCGTCGATGAAGAGCACGCCGCCGCGCGCGCGGTCGAAGGCCGCGGCGGTGCGGATCGCGGTGGAGCCGATGTGTTCGCCGACGAGATCCACCCGGGCGACCTCGACGAGGTGCCCGCGCTGGAGCACCCCGAGCGAGGCGAGGATCTCGCCGTAGAGCCGGGCCACCGTGGTCTTGCCGGTGCCGGGGGCGCCGGTGAACACCAGGTGCCGGCGCAGCGAGGGCGCCTTGAGCCCGGCCTGGCGGCGGCGCTTGCCGACCGAGATCAGGTCGATGAGCGTGCGCACCTCCTGCTTCACGGTGGCGAGTCCGACCAGCGAGTCGAGTTCGGCCAGCGCCTCGTCGGCCGGCCGGCAGTCGGGGATCGGGGCGATCACGGGGGTGGTCGAAGGCGCCGCAGACGCAGTCGCCGAAGTCAACGAAGCTGCGGCAGCGGTCAGTTGGGCGGAGCGCGGGCTGGGTACGTCCGCCACGCCAGGCGAGGGCGCGACGTCGTCCGAGGTGCAGCCCTCCGCCACCGGTCCGGGTTCGGAGAACTCGAAGCCCGCCCGCTCGTTCTGCTCGGCCCGGCAGTGGGTGAGCTGGGTGCGGCAGCCGTCGATGATGTGGAAGCCGAAGCCCTTGCCGTGCGAGACGCGGCAGTCCTCGAAGGTGCCCCGGCCCTGCGCCGAGACGTACACCCCGGCGTCGGTGCTGGCCCGGACGGTGCAGTCGCGCAGCACCGGGTCGGCGCCCTTGGTGACGATGACGCCGGTGGCCACGTCGGAGATCTCGCAGTCGCTGAGCAGCCCGCCGCTGCCGTGGTCGCGGAACCAGAGCCCGGTGCCGGCCTCCTGCACCCGGCAGGCGGTCAGCGTCACGTGGGCGCCGCCGCTGACCGAGACGGCCGAGCTGCGGATCCGGCTGAACGAGCAGCGGTCGGCGGTGGCGGCGGAGTCCCGGTCGAGGACGAACAGTGCGTCCGGCAGGTCGTGCAGCGCGCAGTCGGTGAGGGTGAGGCGGGCGCCGTCGCTGACCCACAGCGCCGGGTACTCGCCGGTGGAGCCGTGGATCTGGCAGGACTCGGCGACCGCCTCGGTGCCCTGGTCCCAGACCGAGAGCGCGCCGCGTCCGAAGTCCCGGACGGTGGTGTGGGCGAGGCTGAGCCGGGAGCGTCCGCGCAGGTCGGCGCCGTTCTCCGGCAGGTCGTGCACCCGGCAGCCGGTGAGCACGAGTTCGGCCTCGCCGTCGAGGGTCAGGCCGTTGCCGGTGACGCGGTGGATCTCGCAGTCGACGAGGCGTCCGCCGGCCTGCGCCTCGGCCTGGACTCCGCTGCCGCGAATCTCGTAGATCTCGCAGCCGGTCAGCTCGGCGGCGCTTCCCGGGTCGGCGAGCAGCACGCCGGCGCCTGCGGTGTGGTGGATCCGGCAGCGTTCGAGGGCGGCGGTCGCGCCGGCGAGCACGGCGAGCCCGGCCTGGGCGGCGGTGGCGACCTCGCAGTCCTCGAACGCGGCGGCGGTGCCCTCGCCGCGCAGCCGCAGGCCGAGCCCGCCGGGGTTGGTGACGACGCAGCCGTGCAGGGTGGGCCGGGCGCCACCGGTGATCTCGATGCCGGTGGCGGAGCGGCTCTCCACCCGGCAGCCGCTGAACGCGGGCGCCGCCTGCGGCCCGGTGACCAGGACGGCGGGGGCGGAGCTGTCGCCGCCCTCGACGACGAGGTCGCGGACGGTCGCGGCGGCGGTGACGGTCAGCGGCACACCGGAGGGCGGGTCGATCCGGACGGTGCCCGGGCCCTGCGCCGGGACGATCGTCACCGCCTTGTCCAGCAGGACGTTCTCCCGGAAGGTGCCGGGCCGGACGGTCACGGTGTCGCCCGGTTCTGCGGCGGCGAGGGCTTCCGCGAGCGTGTCGTACTCGCCCGCGCGGCGCCGCCAGCGGGATGCGCTGTCCTGAGTGACCCGGACCCTGTGCTCAGCCATGACGGTCTGTCGTCCCCACCTTCGTCGAGCCGGCGATCAACGGGCCGTGTGCGCGGGCGTGCGCGGGCCGTCCGCCCACCGTAGCGCGCCCGCGCCGGTGGTCCGGCCGGTGCCCGCGACCGCGCGGGCACCGGGGCTCCCGTCTTCACCACATGTTCCGACCACATGTTTCAAGTTGCTTCACCATGCTTCAACGACTGCGCACAGCCCGGGTTCCTCCGCCCCCGCGCGTTCGTCGATCACATTTGAGCGTCGGCCGGCCACTGCGCCCCGTCCTCCAGCACCTCGACGTCGTCGTCGAGTCGCAGCGTGCCGAGCACGTCGCCGTTGACGCCGGCCGGGCGCTCGGGGATCAGGTTCTGCCCGAACGCGGCCTTCTTCAGCAGCCGGTGGTGCCGGGCCAGGGTGCGCAGCGGTTCGGGGCCGCGCCGCTCGCCGCTCTCCTGGTCGGTCGTGGTGATGACGCAACGGCCGCAGGGCTTGACCACCTTGAAGGTCAGTTCGCCGATCCGGATCCGGCGCCAGCCGTCCTCGGCCCACGGCTCGGCGCCGCCGACCACGACGTTGGGGCGGAAGCGTTCCATCGGCAACGCCTCGTGGCCTTCCGGGTGTTCGGCGGCGATCAGCTCGTTGAGCCGCTCCAGCGAGGCGGTCGTGGTGAGCAGCAGTGGGAACCCGTCAGCCATCGAGACGGTGTCGCCGGGCGTGGCGAAGTCCGGGTCGACGGGCCGGGCGCGCGGGTCGTCCAGGTGCACCAGGCGGTACTCTCCGAGGCGTTCGGCGATCCACGCGTGCGCCTCCTTGGGCGCCTCGGCGGCACGGAAGCGGGTGCCCCAGACCTCGACCTCGGCGAGCGGGTCGCCGGCGGCGACGGCGGGGGCCGGGACCTCGATCCTGGAGCCGTCGGGGGCGGTGAGGGTGAGGGTGCCGTCGGGGCCGATGCCGGTGCGGATCTGGCCGAGGGCGGCGTTCTCGCGCTGGCTGACGAAGCGGCCGGTCGGGTCGGCGAGCATCCAGCGGCGGTCTCCGGCGAGGCCCCAGGGTTCGACCGGGGCGCTGTCGGGGCTCAGGCGGTACATCGACTTGACGGGGTAGACGTGGAGTCCGGTGAGCAGCATTCCCCCATCCTGCCAGGCACGTTCCGGCCGGACGCAGGCCCCCGGTATGCCTCACGTGCGCGGTGTGGAACCCCGCATATGCGCACGGACCGCCCGGGACGCCATGTGGGGGGCGTTCCGGGCGGTCCGTGGATGACCCGTTTCTCCGTTCGCCCGGCGTTCAGGGGTCGCCGGGTGGTGCTCAGGTGGTGCGGGTGCGGGCCGTGTGGGGTCGGCCCTGGGGTGTCAGCGGCTCAGTAGCCCTGACCCTGCGGCTGGTAGCCGCCGGGCTGGAAGTGGCCAGGCTCGCCGTAGGCGCCGGGGCGCTGCGGCTGCATCGGGCGGACCGGCGCGACCGGCGACATGGCCGGACGCAGCTGGCCGCTGCCGAAGGACTGGTCGCCGCCCTGGCTCTGGAAGCCGGGGCCGCCCGGGTTCGGGCCGCCGAAGGACTGCGGGCCGCCGAAACCCTGCGGACCGCCGTGCTGCTGCCCGCCGGGCTGGCCGGGGCCGAACGCGCCGGGGCCGCCGATCGGTTGCGCACCGAAGGTCTGCGGGCCGCCGTGGCCGCCGACGAAGGTGTTCTGGCCGCCGAAGCTCTGGCCGCCGGTCGGCTGGTAGCCGCCGCTGGCCGTCTGGGCGAAGGCGGGCGCCGGCGGCTGGGGCCGCTGGTACGGCTGCTGGCCGCCGTAGCCGGGGACGGGCGGCTGCGGCGCGGAGGCGTACGCCGGCGCGGGCTGGGCCGGGATGTATGCCGTGGGGGCGCCGGCCGAGGGGCTGCTGCTCGGGCCGGGGCCCAGGGCGAGGCGGGCCGGCGGCAGCGCGGGGAGGTTGCTGGCGGCGCTCTCGTAGGCGGTGCCGTACCGGTTCTCGTAGGACGGGGCGAGGCCGGATCCGTAACCGGACGACAGCGCCGGCGGCAGCGCGGCCGGCACGTTGATGGGCGCGATCTGCGGGACACCGCGTTCAGCGACAAGGCTGTCGTAAATCGGCGTGCCGGAGGAGAAGGACGGAGAGGGGTAGCCGACTCCGTCGTAGGAGCGGGGCGAGGTCATGGGGCATACGGTAAGCCCACAATGCGCCTGCTGAGGAGAGCGGGAGGGGGAGCAGTTCGAGTGTTTACACAGTCTTCGCTCGAACAAATGTTTCGAAAGTAGGAATAACGGACAAATCGGCGCTCAGTTCCGGACAGTCTCGACGCGCCGTCAGTGATCGAACACGACTCGGACGGCAGGCCGGCGAGCCCTTGGGGTGGCAGGGCGGTGACGTGTTGGGGGTCCGATGGAGAAACTTTTACGGACGGGGCGTGCGCGGGCGCATTCGAGCCCCCGGCGACGGTAGGGCGAGGGCTCGTGAATGTTTCGGGGATAAAGTCCCCGTCAGCTCCCGCCGGGTCCCCCTGGTCGGCGCCGGTAAGCGGCACACGGGCACCGGGTCCGCGAAAGCCCACCGGTACACCGGCGCCGGCGGAGCAATGGCAGCTCAGCGCGACTGCTTCGCCTGGGTCTGCGCCGGCACGCTCGGACGGCCGCCGACCTCCGATGTGCAGAAGGAGCACCGGGTCGCCGCGGCCGGGATCGAACTCAGGCACTCCGGGCAGTCCACCGTGGCCGCCGGCGCCGGCTTGGCCGACTCGAAGCGCTCCTGGAGCCTGCCGACCGGCACCACCACGGCGAAGTAGATCACCGCGGTGATCAGCACGAAGCCGAGCAGCGCGTTGACGAAGACGCCGTAAGGGAATTCGGTGCCGGCGACGTCGAAGGTCCGCTGGGTGAAGTCGCCGACGACGCCGGTCGCGACCCCGATGAGCGGGGTGAGGAAGGCCGTGACGAACCCGGTGACGACGGCGGTGAAGGCCGCCCCGATCACGATGCCGACCGCGAGGTCCACCACGTTTCCGCGCAGCAGGAAGCTGCGGAATCCCTTGAACACCGGGTGCTCCAAATCCGTAGGGGACAGGGGGAGATGGGCCGCCCGGTGGCGCCCCGGCCGGACATCCTGCCGACAGGGCCGGGCCGAGGTCCAACCGCGTTCACCCGAACCGCGTAACCGGACGCGGCCCGTCCGGGCGGAGTGCAGGCGCGGCGCAGACGCTCCGCGTACCGGCCGATCCCCGGCCCGGGCTGCTGCCGTGTGCCCGGCCGCTGGTGCCCAGCGCCTCGCGCCGGGCGCCGGCGGCGAACGCTCATAGAACTCGACCAGCTGAGCAGACACTTGATGCATCGTGAACGAGGTGAGTTGGGCGCGCCCGCGCCGCCTCCGCCGGCGCCCCGGTCCGCCAGCGTGTCGGCGATCGCCGCCGCCAGCCATGACGTCCGTGAGGAACACCGCAGAGGGCACCCGGAGCGGGCCGACGGGGCGAACCGGGGCGCACGGCGGTCGCAACCGGCGCACGACCGCGGTCGGCGGGCGCACGCAGGGGGTTTTCGCGCGGGCGCACGGACCACCACCAGGTGGCACGAAGGGGCTGTCCCGCCCGGGCCGCTGTGCCAAGGTCGGTGCCATGCCCGACGATACGTGCGACACGTCGGCCGATCCGGCCGGAACCCGTCCCCGCATCCTGCATCTGATCAGCGATTCCCGCCGCAGCGGTGCCCAGAACTTCGCCCGGGACCTCCACCACGAGCTGCGCCGCCGGGGCCAGTCCTCCGCCCTGATGGCCCTCGCGCCGAACCCCGCCTCCGGCTTCGGGAGCAGGTCCTCTCCGTGCCCCGGCCCGTACGTCGACGAGCGCGCGATGCCGCCCGAGGCCCGATCTCGTCCGGAGCCCTCCGTTCCTTCTCCGCGCCCCTCGGGCTCCGACACGCTCGAAGCGCCGGACGGACCCGGCCTTCGCAGCGCCACCGTGCTCGGCCCCCGCCGCCTGCACCCGGCCACCCTGCTGGCCCTGCGCGCCGCCGCCCGTGCCGCAGACGTCGTCCTCGCCCACGGCTCGGACACCCTCGCCGCCTGCGCCCTCGCCCTGGCCGGCACCCGCACCCCGTTCGTCTACGTGTCCGTCGGCCACCCCTGCTACTGGACGGGGACGGCGCTGCGGCGGGTCCGCGGCGGTGCCCTCCTGCACCGGGCCGCCGCCGTCACCACCCTCACCGACGAGGCTCGCGCCGTCCTGGAGGAGCACTTCCGGCTACCTGACGGCAAGGTGCGGGTCATCCCCAACTCCCGTGCCGCCGAGAGCTATCCGCCCGCCGAGGGTCACGACGAGCGCCGCGCCGCCCGGCAGGCGCTCGGCCTGCCCGCGGACGTCCTGCTGGTCGCCTGGATCGGGGCGATCGCCCCCGAGAAGCGGCTCGACCTCGCCCTCGACGTCCTCGACCGGCTCCCCGACGTCCGCCTGGCCATCGCCGGCGACGGCCCGCTGCGGGAGGCGCTGGCCCGCCACCCGGCCGCCGCCCGGGCGCACTTCCTCGGCGCCCTGCCCGACCCGGTCCCGCTCTACCGGGCCGCCGACGCGGTGCTGCTCACCAGTGACAGCGAGGGCGTGCCCGGAGCGCTGATCGAGGCGGCCCTGGCCGGCGTGCCCGCGGTGGCCACCGACGTCGGCTGGGTGCGCGAGGTGGTCCGGGACGGCGCCACCGGCGCGCTGGTCGCCCCCGGGGATCCGCTGGCCCTCGCCGAGGCGCTGGCCAAGGTGCTGGCCTGCGACCGCGCGGGTCTGGGCGCGGCCGCCCGGGCGCACGCGCTGGCGCACTTCGAACTCGGCGCGGTCGTGGACGCCTGGCAGCAGCTGGTCGTCGACGTGTGGGCCGAGAGCCGGGCGGCGCGGCGCGCCTGACGCGCACTCGGGCATGCCCGTGGCCCCGGCGGGCGTGGGCTGCGCCGAACGGGCGAATCAGGGCCCACCCGCCCCGCAGCGACTCGCCGGTAATGAACCGTCGCCGCCACACTGCCCGGTGTGAACCGTGCGAAGCCGGTGAAGTCTGCGAAGTCCGTGAAGTCCGTACCGCCTGGGAGGCCCGTGATGTCGAAGGCGCTGCTGAGGTCCACCGTCATGCTCGCGGTCGCCGCCGGGATCGCCGCCTCGCCCGTCCAGGCCGGTGCCGCCACCCACCAACCGCCCTCCGAGGGCGCCCAGTTCGTCAAGCTCGACCACCCGCAGCCGGTGCACGAGGCGGCCCGCACGGAGGCGGTCGAGTTCTTCTGGTACGACTGCAGCCACTCGGAACTGCTGGAACAGCCGCTCCAGACCTGGGCCGAGAAGCACCGCGCGGACGTCGTCCTGCGGCGCGTCCCCGGGATCTGGCCTGGCAGCCGCGACGAGAGCGCGCAGCGCGGCCACGCGCGGCTGTACTACACGCTGGAGCGCCTGGGCCTGGTCGAGCGCCTGCAGGCGAGCGTGTTCCGCTCGGTGCACGACGACAAGGTCGACCTCCTCACCGAGGCCACCGCCACCGGCTGGGCGGCGCGGCACGGTGTCGACGAGCAGCGGTTCCGCGAGGCCTACCGTTCCGCCGAGGTGCGCCAGTCGGTCGACGACGCGGCCGCCCAGTTCGTCCGCTACGGCGTCAACGAGCTGCCGACGGTGGTCGTCCAGGGCGAGTACCGCACCTCGCCGAGCAGGGCGGGCGGCGTCGACCGGATGCCCGAGGTGCTGGACTACCTGGTCCAGCAGGAGCAGCTGGGCAAGCACTGACACCTTGGTGCCGCCACGTCGTTGACGCTGGATCAGTCTCGGAGGAAACACGCCTCCCTAACCATTCTGGTGCTGTTTAATGGTTAGCATGAGTGAGCTGACGATCCCGCACGTCCACCACCGCCACGTCGATCTCGACGGCCTGCGCGTCTTCTACCGCGAGACCGGCCCCGCCGACGCCCCCGTCCTGCTGCTGCTGCACGGCTTCCCGTCCGCGTCGCACCAGTACGCCCGGCTGTTCGACGCGCTCGGCACCCGCTACCGGCTGATAGCCCCCGACTACCCCGGCTTCGGCTACAGCGACAGCCCCGGCCCGGACGCCTTCCGCTACCGCTTCGACACCCTCGCCGACGTGGTCGAACGCTTCTGCCTCGCGCTCGGCCTCGACCGCTTCGCGCTGTACGTCTTCGACTTCGGCGCCCCCGTCGGCCTGCGCCTGGCCACCCGCAGGCCCGAGTGGATCACCGGCCTGGTGGTCCAGAACGGCAACGCCTACGACGAGGGACTCTCCGACCAGGCAAGGGAGTTCATCGCCAACCGGCGCGGCGTCGAGGGCGCCGCCGAACGGGCCCGCGCCATCCTCACCCCGGAGATCACCCGCGGCCAGTACGAGGGCGGCACCGGCGCCCCGACCCTCGTCGCCCCCGACGGCTGGACGCTCGACCAGCACTTCCTCGACCTGCCCGGCCGCAAGGACATCCAGGTCGAACTCGCCCTCGACTACCACTCCAACGTCGAGCTCTACCCGGCCTGGCAGGAGTGGCTGCGCACCCGCCGCCCGCCCACGCTGATCGTCTGGGGCCGCAACGACCCGTTCTTCACCGAGGCCGGCGCCCGCGCCTACCTGCGCGACCTGCCCGACGCCGAACTGCACGTCCTCGACACCGGGCACTTCGCGCTGGAGGAGAAGCTGCCCGAAATCGCCCCGCTGATCGACGACTTCCTCGCCCGCACCCAGAAGTGACGTAGCGGCAGGCCGGGTTCAGTCCCGGCGCAGCAGGTATGTGACGAACCCGAGCGTGCCCCGGTACCCGTGCAGCCACTCCGTGCGGTGCCGGTCGGCGGCCTCCCGGACGGACGCCGCGTCCGGGTCCTCCGGGTGGTCCAGGGCCCACTCGGCGAGCGCGCCCGACCAGGAGAACTCGTAGGCGTCCCACTCCGGTTGACCGCTGACGTGCCCGTCCACCGGCGTCCAGCCGTCCACGACGAGCCGGTCCGTGGTGGTCGCCAGGTCCGCGTACTCGTCCCGGTCCGCGCCCAGCCCGTCCAGCGCGGCCCGGGACGGCTCGCGCTCCCAGAAGCCCTCGCCGACCAGCACCCGGCCACCCGGCGCCAGAAGCTCGCGGGCCGCCGCCAGAGCCGGCCGCAGCCCGCCGAAGGCGTGCGTCGATCCGACGATCAGGACCAGGTCGAACGGCTCGGTGGCACCGAACTCCCGGACGTCGCTGTGGTGCAGGCCGATCCGGCGCACCACGCCCAACGCGGTGGCCGTCTCCCGGGCCCGGGTCAGCGCCTGCGCGTCCAGGTCCACCCCGACCGCCCGCCAGCGCGGGCGCGAGGCCAGCGCCCGGACCAGCCAGGCCCCCTCCCCGCAGCCGAGATCCAGCGCCCGGCCGGCCTCGGTGTGGGCGGTGGCGCGCTCCAGCAGGCGGGCCACCGACTCGTCCGCGAGCGGCGCCGCGATGGGGTGGCGGGCATGGGCGAGACGGGAGAGCCGTTGACGGTCCATCCGAGCAGTATGGAG
The nucleotide sequence above comes from Streptomyces kaniharaensis. Encoded proteins:
- a CDS encoding thiol:disulfide interchange protein DsbA/DsbL, with the translated sequence MSKALLRSTVMLAVAAGIAASPVQAGAATHQPPSEGAQFVKLDHPQPVHEAARTEAVEFFWYDCSHSELLEQPLQTWAEKHRADVVLRRVPGIWPGSRDESAQRGHARLYYTLERLGLVERLQASVFRSVHDDKVDLLTEATATGWAARHGVDEQRFREAYRSAEVRQSVDDAAAQFVRYGVNELPTVVVQGEYRTSPSRAGGVDRMPEVLDYLVQQEQLGKH
- a CDS encoding MOSC domain-containing protein; the encoded protein is MLLTGLHVYPVKSMYRLSPDSAPVEPWGLAGDRRWMLADPTGRFVSQRENAALGQIRTGIGPDGTLTLTAPDGSRIEVPAPAVAAGDPLAEVEVWGTRFRAAEAPKEAHAWIAERLGEYRLVHLDDPRARPVDPDFATPGDTVSMADGFPLLLTTTASLERLNELIAAEHPEGHEALPMERFRPNVVVGGAEPWAEDGWRRIRIGELTFKVVKPCGRCVITTTDQESGERRGPEPLRTLARHHRLLKKAAFGQNLIPERPAGVNGDVLGTLRLDDDVEVLEDGAQWPADAQM
- a CDS encoding glycosyltransferase family 4 protein, translated to MPDDTCDTSADPAGTRPRILHLISDSRRSGAQNFARDLHHELRRRGQSSALMALAPNPASGFGSRSSPCPGPYVDERAMPPEARSRPEPSVPSPRPSGSDTLEAPDGPGLRSATVLGPRRLHPATLLALRAAARAADVVLAHGSDTLAACALALAGTRTPFVYVSVGHPCYWTGTALRRVRGGALLHRAAAVTTLTDEARAVLEEHFRLPDGKVRVIPNSRAAESYPPAEGHDERRAARQALGLPADVLLVAWIGAIAPEKRLDLALDVLDRLPDVRLAIAGDGPLREALARHPAAARAHFLGALPDPVPLYRAADAVLLTSDSEGVPGALIEAALAGVPAVATDVGWVREVVRDGATGALVAPGDPLALAEALAKVLACDRAGLGAAARAHALAHFELGAVVDAWQQLVVDVWAESRAARRA
- a CDS encoding DUF6643 family protein, which codes for MTSPRSYDGVGYPSPSFSSGTPIYDSLVAERGVPQIAPINVPAALPPALSSGYGSGLAPSYENRYGTAYESAASNLPALPPARLALGPGPSSSPSAGAPTAYIPAQPAPAYASAPQPPVPGYGGQQPYQRPQPPAPAFAQTASGGYQPTGGQSFGGQNTFVGGHGGPQTFGAQPIGGPGAFGPGQPGGQQHGGPQGFGGPQSFGGPNPGGPGFQSQGGDQSFGSGQLRPAMSPVAPVRPMQPQRPGAYGEPGHFQPGGYQPQGQGY
- the mscL gene encoding large conductance mechanosensitive channel protein MscL, producing the protein MFKGFRSFLLRGNVVDLAVGIVIGAAFTAVVTGFVTAFLTPLIGVATGVVGDFTQRTFDVAGTEFPYGVFVNALLGFVLITAVIYFAVVVPVGRLQERFESAKPAPAATVDCPECLSSIPAAATRCSFCTSEVGGRPSVPAQTQAKQSR
- a CDS encoding DUF6191 domain-containing protein; its protein translation is MLLTGAAGGLLLPAALVVVFFLGAAVRRLRARPAAGPARGTGATATEELHALLYPSKRVQLEQRRVELVLRDDERDGAPRHTGIDLAGGRAVIRRSSVKN
- a CDS encoding SAM-dependent methyltransferase — its product is MDRQRLSRLAHARHPIAAPLADESVARLLERATAHTEAGRALDLGCGEGAWLVRALASRPRWRAVGVDLDAQALTRARETATALGVVRRIGLHHSDVREFGATEPFDLVLIVGSTHAFGGLRPALAAARELLAPGGRVLVGEGFWEREPSRAALDGLGADRDEYADLATTTDRLVVDGWTPVDGHVSGQPEWDAYEFSWSGALAEWALDHPEDPDAASVREAADRHRTEWLHGYRGTLGFVTYLLRRD
- a CDS encoding alpha/beta fold hydrolase, whose translation is MSELTIPHVHHRHVDLDGLRVFYRETGPADAPVLLLLHGFPSASHQYARLFDALGTRYRLIAPDYPGFGYSDSPGPDAFRYRFDTLADVVERFCLALGLDRFALYVFDFGAPVGLRLATRRPEWITGLVVQNGNAYDEGLSDQAREFIANRRGVEGAAERARAILTPEITRGQYEGGTGAPTLVAPDGWTLDQHFLDLPGRKDIQVELALDYHSNVELYPAWQEWLRTRRPPTLIVWGRNDPFFTEAGARAYLRDLPDAELHVLDTGHFALEEKLPEIAPLIDDFLARTQK
- a CDS encoding right-handed parallel beta-helix repeat-containing protein; protein product: MAEHRVRVTQDSASRWRRRAGEYDTLAEALAAAEPGDTVTVRPGTFRENVLLDKAVTIVPAQGPGTVRIDPPSGVPLTVTAAATVRDLVVEGGDSSAPAVLVTGPQAAPAFSGCRVESRSATGIEITGGARPTLHGCVVTNPGGLGLRLRGEGTAAAFEDCEVATAAQAGLAVLAGATAALERCRIHHTAGAGVLLADPGSAAELTGCEIYEIRGSGVQAEAQAGGRLVDCEIHRVTGNGLTLDGEAELVLTGCRVHDLPENGADLRGRSRLSLAHTTVRDFGRGALSVWDQGTEAVAESCQIHGSTGEYPALWVSDGARLTLTDCALHDLPDALFVLDRDSAATADRCSFSRIRSSAVSVSGGAHVTLTACRVQEAGTGLWFRDHGSGGLLSDCEISDVATGVIVTKGADPVLRDCTVRASTDAGVYVSAQGRGTFEDCRVSHGKGFGFHIIDGCRTQLTHCRAEQNERAGFEFSEPGPVAEGCTSDDVAPSPGVADVPSPRSAQLTAAAASLTSATASAAPSTTPVIAPIPDCRPADEALAELDSLVGLATVKQEVRTLIDLISVGKRRRQAGLKAPSLRRHLVFTGAPGTGKTTVARLYGEILASLGVLQRGHLVEVARVDLVGEHIGSTAIRTAAAFDRARGGVLFIDEAYALAPEDGARDFGREAIDTLVKLMEDHRDEVVVIVAGYTSEMERFLSANPGVSSRFSRTITFPDYTADELLEIARAQCAEHEYALAEATEGALLHHFTALDRGPNFGNGRTARQVFETMVERHAMRVAHLADPSTEELQLLVPADLPTARLP